CCACGCCCAAGTGTCCCTGCGAGGACCTCGTAGACGCAAATCGAAGAGGTAAGATACGGTGTGCCTCGAGATTCGACAGCAGCGACGGTCTCATCAACACCCTCGAGCATGTCGATAATAACTGACGAATCGAGAAACGTCATCGCTCGAAACTATCTCGTGATCGACTGATAGCGTCACGAGCTCGGTCAGCGGTGTCGGAATCCCACGACCCGATTGCAATCGGTTCTTCGTCGTCCGCTAATCGCTCGAGCAACTCGTCGAAACTCTCGTCGTCCTGCTTGAGACGATTGAGTTTGGCTTTCGTCTCTTCGGAGACACGAATTGACGTGCTCATATGTATGCAGAGTGTATGCAGAATCTAAGTCTTTTCGACGAACTCCACCTTTGGTATTTAAACAGACGCGACGGTCTAATACCGCTACTCGTCAGCCAGTTTGTCGTAGATATCACGGTGGCGATCCATGTCTCGTTTGACGATGAACCGGACCATGTGCTCGCGAATCTCATCGGCTGTCATATCCTCAGGTCTGGTTGAATGGCTTGTCACGGGTTACGCCTCTCTTTTCGAATAGTCGTTCGGATCGATCACAGATACGTCTCACGTTCCCATGTCTGGGCCACCTGAACAGGCTGCTCTTTCACGTTCCCGTTCTTATCGACCAATCCAAGCGCCATTCTCGAGTGGCACTCAAACGCCCTCGAGAACCTCCGTCGATGCGAACTGTTTTGCTATCGCGATGACGAGGACACAGCGGGATGGATACGGGACTCCCGAAGTCAGCAATCAGTCGTCCGCTCCAGCAATTGGACGGCCACGAGTTCGAGCACTTCGTCGCGGACCTCTGGTCTCGTCGCGGGTGGGACACCGAGGTGACGTCCCAGTCGAGTGACAAGGGCATCGATGTCGTCGCCAGGAAAACGTTCCCGTATCCGAAGAAGCTCCTCATCCAGGCGAAGCGATACGCCGAGACGAACGCCGTTTCCGGGCCTGAACTACAGACGTACGCCTCGCTGAAACAACGCGAGAACGTCGACGAAGTCGTCGTCGTCACGACGAGCGGGTTTACGAACCAGGCCGAAACCATCGCCGACGATTTCAACATCAAACTGGTCGACGGCGAGACCCTCGAGCGACTGGTCAGAGAGATGGGTGCCGAGGATCTGGTCGCAGCCTACGCAGACGGGATCGACATCTCGAGTCACTCATATACCGAATCCATTAGCGCGTTCGACTCGAGCGAGCCGACGACCGTCGTTGCCGAGTGCGACCTTTTCAGAGCGACGCTCGTCGGCTACGAGTGGGTAACGTCGTCGGACCCCGACGTGATCGAGCCGACCGAATTCGACGGGCCGTGCTTCGCGTTCGAACTCACGAATCTCGTCGAGTACGATCTCGTCCTCCATCCGTGGGAGGATTTCACCGTCTACGACGACACCGGGCAGTCGTACACTCAGTCACTCGGCTTCTCGAGGAACAGCTACTTTCCGGGCGACTGGCAGGTCGCACAACCGCGAATTCCCGCTTCGGGGACGGCACAGTTCGCCTTCTACGTCGACGGCGTCGACAGCGCCGTCTCCAGAGTCCGATTCCGGAACACCACGCATCTCCTTCTCGAGGAGTACGACCGGGAGGCAGACGGGCTCTCGAGGGCGGATTTACTCCGGAAGGTAGAGTGGATGCTGTACCTCTCCGAAGCGCAAAAAGACGCGCTGCCGGGGCTTCCGCCGGAGTTGGCAGCTGCGGTCAAGTGAGACGGACTGTTGTCCCTTGGTAGCGCTGATCACCGACCCTGTTCGGTGTTTGTAGGAAGTGACTATACTCGGCGAGATTGCACACTCGCGTTCTGCGCCTTTGAGGGCAAATCAGTGCTGAAACACCCTTCAGTCACACCTGTCCACGGTCGGTTGACCGAGTGGCGCTGTGACTCCACAGCGTCGTTCCAAGATGGCGATGCCCACGCCGAACTGGCGTCGATGTTCTCGTCATACTGACTGTCAGTGGGTACTATATGGTCCGAGCCAGTGTTGGTGCAAACAATATGGACTCGAGTGCGCCTCGAGACGACGACCAAATACAGTCTGGCGACGGCGTAGAACTCCCTGGCACCGAGTTCGCGATTCCGGACGACGTCACGCCAGTTTCGGAACGTACGCCACAGGCCGACCCTCCGCACGTCCTCGAAATCGGCGACGGTAAGCGAGTCGAATCCGCAACCGCGTGGCGCGAACAGCGCCGACCACGACTGAAAGCGCTTCTCCGACAGTATGTCTACGGCTACGCGCCGCCGGCTC
The Natronolimnobius sp. AArcel1 genome window above contains:
- a CDS encoding antitoxin VapB family protein; translated protein: MSTSIRVSEETKAKLNRLKQDDESFDELLERLADDEEPIAIGSWDSDTADRARDAISRSRDSFER
- a CDS encoding restriction endonuclease; amino-acid sequence: MDTGLPKSAISRPLQQLDGHEFEHFVADLWSRRGWDTEVTSQSSDKGIDVVARKTFPYPKKLLIQAKRYAETNAVSGPELQTYASLKQRENVDEVVVVTTSGFTNQAETIADDFNIKLVDGETLERLVREMGAEDLVAAYADGIDISSHSYTESISAFDSSEPTTVVAECDLFRATLVGYEWVTSSDPDVIEPTEFDGPCFAFELTNLVEYDLVLHPWEDFTVYDDTGQSYTQSLGFSRNSYFPGDWQVAQPRIPASGTAQFAFYVDGVDSAVSRVRFRNTTHLLLEEYDREADGLSRADLLRKVEWMLYLSEAQKDALPGLPPELAAAVK